Proteins co-encoded in one Campylobacter concisus genomic window:
- the maf gene encoding septum formation inhibitor Maf, translated as MIILASSSPTRANLLKDAGINFTQISFQFDESKIEKNVKPEIYVQNVVKAKKEQFLKENMGLKNLLFADSCVACGDKILGKAKDEKEAIAMLNLQSGNECSVYTAMIFLGEFELINVSRTTYKFKKFDEHDLNEYIKNNEWQGKAGAMTIENFNKKYITSQHGETSTAMGLNLKILKAFL; from the coding sequence ATGATAATACTCGCTTCAAGCTCGCCAACAAGGGCAAATTTATTAAAAGATGCTGGTATAAATTTCACTCAAATTTCTTTCCAGTTTGACGAGAGCAAGATAGAAAAAAATGTAAAGCCTGAAATTTATGTCCAAAATGTCGTAAAAGCTAAAAAAGAGCAATTTTTAAAAGAAAACATGGGTCTTAAAAATTTACTCTTTGCAGATAGCTGTGTGGCGTGTGGAGATAAAATTTTAGGTAAAGCAAAGGACGAAAAAGAAGCGATTGCCATGCTAAATTTACAAAGCGGTAACGAATGCAGCGTCTATACGGCGATGATATTTTTAGGCGAATTTGAGCTTATAAACGTAAGTAGGACTACGTATAAATTTAAAAAATTTGACGAGCATGACCTTAATGAATACATAAAAAATAATGAGTGGCAAGGCAAGGCTGGAGCCATGACGATAGAAAATTTTAATAAAAAATACATCACCTCCCAGCACGGCGAGACCAGCACAGCAATGGGACTAAATTTAAAAATATTAAAGGCATTTTTATGA
- a CDS encoding 3-isopropylmalate dehydratase, producing the protein MSHYDIAFIKFDQVVLFLHVCFVALFVGLQAGLVLVGSYFIKNKFEDKERYHILLHIIRRFGIAIFILILCVIATSVVIIFGFYDANLTNPMASAMVATKCAIELFLLLNLSYIFYRYKKALKALRSHEMIELNESLIVIIYYFTPLNLLASLAAIYLGISYKVFL; encoded by the coding sequence ATGAGTCATTACGATATAGCTTTTATAAAATTTGACCAAGTAGTACTATTTTTGCATGTGTGCTTTGTAGCTCTTTTTGTGGGGCTACAAGCCGGTCTTGTACTTGTTGGAAGCTACTTTATAAAAAATAAATTTGAAGACAAGGAACGCTATCACATCTTACTTCACATTATAAGACGCTTTGGCATTGCGATTTTTATACTAATCCTTTGCGTAATAGCGACAAGTGTGGTTATAATTTTTGGATTTTATGATGCAAATTTGACAAATCCTATGGCAAGTGCGATGGTAGCAACAAAATGCGCAATAGAACTATTTTTGCTATTAAATTTAAGCTATATATTTTATAGATACAAAAAGGCCTTAAAAGCACTAAGATCGCATGAAATGATCGAGCTAAACGAAAGTTTGATCGTTATAATTTATTATTTTACACCGCTAAATTTATTAGCTTCTCTAGCAGCCATTTATCTTGGCATAAGCTATAAGGTATTTTTATGA